A region of Moorena producens PAL-8-15-08-1 DNA encodes the following proteins:
- a CDS encoding transposase gives MLDVKPIGASVPEQTRRVALAAFPQGNLYIWLRDELGEIYHDQYFADLYSSQGKPGISAGQLALVSVMQFLENLPDRQAADAVRGRIDWKYALGLEERR, from the coding sequence ATGCTTGATGTCAAGCCCATCGGTGCCAGTGTTCCAGAGCAAACTCGTCGGGTAGCCCTAGCAGCATTTCCCCAAGGGAACCTCTATATCTGGCTCAGGGATGAACTCGGAGAGATTTATCACGATCAATACTTTGCGGACTTGTATAGCAGCCAGGGAAAGCCAGGGATTAGTGCAGGACAATTAGCCCTGGTCAGCGTGATGCAATTTCTGGAAAACTTACCAGACCGTCAGGCGGCAGATGCAGTCAGAGGTCGGATTGACTGGAAATATGCCTTGGGTTTGGAGGAACGAAGATAG